In Halovulum dunhuangense, one genomic interval encodes:
- a CDS encoding substrate-binding protein gives MSGNKLNRRGLLKSGAVLGAGLAMPTIFTSSARAFTNEPTGSNVVLGFNVPQTGAYADEGADQLRAYQLAVEHLNGEGDGGMLNTFTSKVLDGTGILGKRVDYVTGDTQTKSDAARASAQSMIQKDGAVMISGGSSSGVAIAVQGLCQEAGVIFMAGLTHSNDTTGKDRKRNGFRHFFNTEMSGRSMAPILEANYGTDRKAYHLTADYTWGWSQEGSMKTYTEAMGWETVAAVRTPLGATDYSQYLTPVLNSGADVLILNHYGRDMVNSLTQAVQFGMRGREVNGKPLEIVVPLYSELMAQGAGENVRGIFGSANWDWKLQDDGTKAFVKSFGEKYGTPPSQAAHTGYVQALLYADAVQRAGSFNPCAVVEALEGYEFDGLGDGPTLYRAEDHQCIKQCLVVRGKENPTDQYDLLEIVEIVPAERAGYPVDHPDFQGGDLGACNPGA, from the coding sequence ATGTCTGGAAACAAACTCAATCGCCGTGGGCTGCTGAAATCGGGCGCCGTGCTTGGTGCAGGGCTTGCGATGCCCACCATCTTCACCAGCTCTGCCCGCGCGTTCACGAACGAGCCGACGGGCTCGAACGTCGTGCTGGGCTTCAACGTGCCCCAGACGGGCGCCTATGCCGATGAGGGTGCCGACCAGCTGCGCGCCTACCAGCTGGCGGTCGAGCACCTCAATGGCGAAGGTGACGGTGGCATGCTGAATACCTTCACCTCGAAGGTGCTGGACGGGACCGGGATCCTTGGAAAGCGTGTCGATTATGTGACCGGCGACACGCAGACCAAGTCCGATGCGGCCCGCGCGAGCGCGCAGTCGATGATCCAGAAGGACGGCGCAGTCATGATCTCCGGCGGCTCGTCGTCGGGTGTGGCGATCGCCGTGCAGGGTCTTTGCCAGGAGGCCGGCGTCATCTTCATGGCCGGTCTGACCCACTCGAACGACACCACCGGCAAGGACCGCAAGCGCAACGGCTTCCGTCATTTCTTCAACACAGAGATGTCGGGCCGCTCGATGGCCCCGATCCTCGAGGCGAACTACGGCACCGACCGCAAGGCCTATCACCTGACTGCCGACTACACCTGGGGCTGGAGCCAGGAAGGGTCGATGAAGACCTACACCGAGGCGATGGGCTGGGAGACCGTGGCCGCCGTGCGGACCCCCCTGGGCGCGACCGACTACTCGCAGTATCTGACGCCGGTGCTGAATTCCGGCGCTGACGTGCTGATCCTGAACCATTACGGCCGCGACATGGTCAACTCGCTGACCCAGGCGGTGCAGTTCGGCATGCGGGGCCGCGAGGTGAACGGCAAGCCGCTCGAGATCGTGGTGCCGCTCTACTCGGAACTGATGGCGCAGGGTGCGGGCGAGAACGTGCGCGGCATCTTCGGTTCGGCCAACTGGGACTGGAAGCTGCAGGATGACGGCACCAAGGCCTTCGTGAAATCCTTCGGCGAGAAGTATGGCACCCCGCCGAGCCAGGCGGCCCATACAGGCTATGTGCAGGCGCTGCTTTACGCGGACGCCGTGCAGCGCGCCGGTTCGTTCAACCCCTGTGCCGTGGTCGAGGCGCTGGAGGGCTACGAGTTCGACGGCCTGGGCGACGGTCCGACGCTGTACCGGGCCGAGGATCACCAGTGCATCAAGCAGTGTCTGGTGGTGCGCGGCAAAGAAAACCCCACCGACCAGTACGACCTGCTGGAGATCGTCGAGATCGTCCCGGCCGAGCGTGCCGGCTACCCGGTGGACCACCCCGACTTCCAGGGTGGCGATCTCGGCGCCTGCAACCCCGGCGCCTGA